One Elaeis guineensis isolate ETL-2024a chromosome 10, EG11, whole genome shotgun sequence genomic window carries:
- the LOC105052147 gene encoding laccase-7, producing the protein MARSMLILAIALAFISSMVDAAVVEHTFHVGNLTVRRLCRSKVITAVNDRYPGPTIDVHEGDTLVVNVINDSPYNITIHWHGIFQILSAWADGPNMITQCPIRPGKSYIYKFTVTGQEGTLWWHAHASLLRATVYGALLIRPRQGTQGYPFHQPDKEVPILLGEWWNPNLVDVANQAFLTGGTPNVSDAYTINGKPGDLYPCSKKHTYKLEVEEGKTYLLRIINAALDNQLFFKIAGHHFTVVAADASYTKPYKTDVIVIAPGQTVDALMVADAAPARYYMAALPYISTPNPPPPRPAFDNTTTTGIVQYKSALPSLHPVMPTMPSFFDNAVAFRFFSKLTALCRTEDRTVPLHVDERMFITVGLGLVACQPTQSLCNQTQGALAASMNNVSFQFPTTMSLLEAHFKGVKGVYTADFPHKPPVFFDFTNASVNAVPALQPLMFTSQATKVKKIKYNATVEMVLQDTAILGIESHPMHLHGFDFFVVAQGFGNYDQAAAEKSYNLVDPQMRNTISVPTGGWAVIRFIANNPGVWIMHCHLDAHLSLGLATAFEVENGPTPESTLPPPPPDFPTC; encoded by the exons ATGGCACGGTCAATGCTCATATTGGCGATCGCTCTAGCCTTCATTAGTTCGATGGTGGATGCTGCAGTTGTCGAGCACACATTCCAT GTGGGAAACCTGACGGTAAGACGGCTGTGCCGCAGCAAAGTGATCACTGCCGTGAATGACCGATATCCGGGGCCAACCATAGACGTCCACGAGGGTGATACCTTAGTCGTTAATGTCATCAACGACTCGCCTTACAACATTACAATCCACTG GCATGGCATATTTCAGATACTAAGTGCTTGGGCCGACGGGCCAAATATGATAACCCAATGCCCGATACGACCCGGGAAGAGCTACATCTACAAATTCACCGTCACCGGCCAAGAGGGCACCCTCTGGTGGCATGCCCATGCCTCGctcctccgagcaacagtctacGGTGCTCTCCTCATCAGACCCAGACAAGGCACCCAAGGCTACCCTTTCCATCAACCCGACAAGGAGGTTCCCATTCTACTCG GTGAGTGGTGGAATCCGAACTTGGTCGACGTGGCGAATCAAGCCTTTCTTACCGGCGGCACCCCCAACGTTTCCGATGCATATACCATCAATGGAAAACCCGGTGACCTTTACCCATGTTCCAAAAAAC ACACCTACAAGCTTGAAGTGGAGGAAGGCAAGACCTACTTGCTCCGAATCATCAACGCTGCACTCGATAATCAGCTCTTCTTTAAGATTGCCGGGCACCACTTCACCGTGGTAGCCGCGGATGCTAGCTATACCAAACCCTACAAGACTGATGTGATCGTCATCGCCCCGGGCCAGACCGTGGATGCCCTCATGGTCGCCGATGCAGCCCCGGCACGCTACTACATGGCCGCCCTCCCCTATATCAGCACCCCCAACCCACCTCCCCCACGGCCAGCCTTCGACAACACAACCACCACCGGCATCGTCCAATACAAATCCGCCTTGCCATCTTTGCATCCCGTGATGCCGACCATGCCCTCCTTCTTCGACAATGCTGTGGCCTTCCGCTTCTTCTCCAAGCTAACCGCTCTCTGTAGGACTGAAGACCGCACCGTCCCTCTCCACGTCGACGAGCGCATGTTCATCACGGTTGGGCTGGGCCTCGTTGCTTGCCAGCCCACTCAATCGCTGTGCAACCAGACTCAGGGAGCACTCGCCGCCAGCATGAACAACGTGTCCTTCCAGTTCCCCACCACCATGTCGCTGTTGGAGGCACACTTTAAGGGTGTGAAGGGGGTTTACACGGCCGACTTTCCCCACAAGCCACCGGTGTTCTTCGATTTCACGAACGCCTCTGTGAACGCAGTCCCGGCGCTGCAACCCTTGATGTTCACGTCCCAGGCTACCAAGGTGAAGAAGATCAAGTACAACGCCACGGTGGAGATGGTGCTGCAGGACACGGCGATACTGGGGATCGAGAGCCACCCGATGCACCTCCATGGCTTCGACTTCTTCGTGGTGGCGCAAGGGTTCGGAAACTACGACCAAGCCGCCGCGGAGAAGAGCTACAACCTGGTGGACCCACAGATGAGGAACACCATCAGCGTTCCCACGGGCGGTTGGGCCGTCATCCGATTCATCGCCAATAATCCAG GTGTATGGATCATGCACTGCCACCTGGATGCCCACTTGTCGTTGGGGTTGGCGACGGCTTTTGAGGTGGAGAATGGACCCACCCCGGAATCCACCCTCCCCCCACCGCCTCCGGATTTTCCCACTTGTTAG